Proteins encoded within one genomic window of Bdellovibrio bacteriovorus:
- a CDS encoding aminoglycoside phosphotransferase family protein, which yields MRIFLMVTHDEYLVPFLSRSLQSDSYKVFSLAGDASNRRYYRVVLDNQSWVLMRWEPFQPDNYPFLSVLNHFAKNGVHVPQVVSMSPEEGLVLLEDLGDLTLERKFWESQHQEASMDFYQMAVDEIVKIHHPATLNKSDCTAFKIEFNTEKFLWEMNYGKDNLIHGVLKFSFNEKLQKEISDIFLDVCTRLDKEPKRIAHRDYHSRNLMIKLDQMSVIDFQDARLGPIQYDLVSLMRDSYVDMNDEMANKLINYYLDQSKQYLPKDFSREHFDRIYELQSIQRCFKACGSFASFFHLRQDRRYLKYLSGTLRRVMKAINEFPEYKTFADVLIDSGALERKYESL from the coding sequence GTGAGAATTTTTCTTATGGTCACTCATGATGAATACTTAGTTCCATTTCTTTCTCGCTCGCTGCAAAGCGATTCCTATAAAGTCTTCTCTTTAGCTGGAGATGCTTCCAACCGTCGTTATTACCGCGTGGTTCTGGACAATCAATCATGGGTCCTCATGCGTTGGGAACCTTTTCAGCCCGACAACTATCCGTTCTTAAGCGTCCTAAATCATTTTGCTAAAAACGGAGTTCACGTACCTCAGGTTGTTTCCATGTCCCCTGAAGAGGGATTGGTTCTTCTGGAAGATCTAGGTGATCTCACTTTGGAAAGAAAGTTCTGGGAAAGCCAGCATCAAGAAGCCTCGATGGACTTTTATCAGATGGCCGTTGATGAGATCGTAAAGATTCATCACCCAGCAACTTTGAATAAATCGGACTGCACGGCTTTTAAAATCGAATTCAATACTGAGAAGTTCTTGTGGGAAATGAACTATGGTAAGGACAACCTTATCCATGGTGTTCTGAAGTTTTCATTCAACGAAAAGCTACAAAAAGAAATCTCTGATATCTTTTTAGATGTCTGCACGCGTTTGGATAAAGAGCCTAAGCGCATTGCTCATCGCGATTATCATTCTCGCAACCTGATGATTAAGTTGGATCAAATGAGCGTGATTGATTTCCAAGACGCACGCTTGGGCCCAATTCAATATGACCTTGTCAGCCTGATGCGCGATTCTTACGTCGACATGAACGACGAAATGGCGAATAAACTTATTAATTATTACTTGGACCAATCAAAGCAATATCTGCCTAAAGATTTCTCGCGCGAACATTTTGATCGCATCTATGAGCTTCAATCGATTCAACGTTGCTTCAAAGCTTGTGGAAGTTTCGCTAGCTTCTTCCACTTGCGCCAAGACCGCCGTTACTTGAAATATCTTTCAGGAACTCTTCGTCGTGTGATGAAAGCGATCAATGAATTCCCAGAATACAAAACATTTGCGGATGTCTTAATTGATTCTGGCGCATTGGAAAGAAAGTACGAATCACTATGA
- a CDS encoding sugar phosphate nucleotidyltransferase: MNVMLLAAGEGTRLRPYTTILPKPAIPFLTIPLAAHSLGFLREISIEKLVVNTYHLPKKIHELFHRLPHKAKSLHFSNEVGAILGSGGGLGKAREHFKGGGDFIMMNADEVILPQDSGVLNKAISLHSQSKAIATLMVMDHPGVGTQFGGVWTDANNNVLGFGKQPIPGSVKAWHFVGVQILSEEVFSFIPLEGESNILYDALTVAIQKGHIVKVFPFQCSWFETGNPGDFLEASRKCFSYLAATEDSFQKKALNANIQDYAPKPVHVTSEFGGQRVISEGAKIDISSKIQGLFCIGSGSSVASGCQLENVIVGDGVQVSAGTQIANTLLLESI; the protein is encoded by the coding sequence ATGAATGTGATGTTGCTCGCGGCGGGCGAAGGCACTCGTCTTCGCCCCTATACCACTATTTTACCTAAGCCCGCGATTCCGTTTCTAACGATTCCCTTGGCAGCTCACTCGTTAGGTTTTCTGCGAGAAATTAGTATTGAGAAGCTCGTGGTGAATACTTATCACCTGCCAAAGAAAATCCACGAACTTTTCCACAGACTTCCACACAAAGCAAAGAGCCTGCATTTTTCTAACGAAGTCGGAGCCATTCTTGGCAGTGGTGGTGGGTTGGGTAAAGCTCGCGAGCACTTTAAAGGTGGCGGCGACTTTATTATGATGAACGCAGATGAAGTCATTCTTCCGCAAGATTCGGGCGTTCTTAATAAAGCCATTTCTTTGCACTCCCAATCGAAAGCCATCGCGACATTGATGGTGATGGATCATCCAGGAGTTGGAACCCAGTTTGGCGGCGTCTGGACAGATGCTAACAACAACGTGTTAGGTTTTGGAAAGCAACCCATTCCCGGAAGCGTGAAGGCTTGGCACTTTGTAGGTGTTCAAATTCTTTCTGAAGAAGTATTTTCGTTTATTCCATTAGAGGGTGAATCCAACATTCTTTATGATGCTTTGACCGTCGCTATTCAGAAAGGTCACATCGTCAAAGTCTTTCCGTTTCAATGCAGTTGGTTTGAAACAGGAAATCCCGGGGACTTTCTGGAAGCCAGCCGAAAATGTTTTTCTTATTTGGCAGCGACGGAAGATTCTTTTCAAAAGAAAGCGTTAAACGCAAATATTCAAGACTATGCTCCAAAACCGGTTCATGTGACTTCTGAATTTGGCGGACAAAGAGTCATTTCTGAAGGTGCAAAGATTGATATCTCTTCAAAGATTCAAGGTCTTTTCTGTATTGGAAGTGGAAGCTCCGTCGCGTCGGGTTGTCAGTTAGAAAATGTGATTGTTGGCGACGGCGTTCAAGTCAGCGCCGGAACTCAGATCGCAAATACTTTGTTACTCGAGAGTATTTAA
- a CDS encoding Tad domain-containing protein yields MLNRRSTFNQNLKNRKGQVALFVALIFQILFLFFAMVINVGLLVHHKINLQNSVDLAAYYAASKQAENMNSIAHMNYQIRQSWKLLAWRYRMLGSAGEWYQHPYDKTTRQLKSGMLDDIVNTTNPIARDYQIAPPFCITYIPFKPMPPGENTCRNMASMRSTRLWDAPGVIAGHQAFSRQINNASNVLKNNAIQRCMYFGSYNYLMLAKFVVGYNLDQNNRMEAIKHLSRATSGTKSDFYDIDGQSVKTGVEKTLANNLTAANRSTVRMDMFNSLGSGECNAEGLADGAPAKWLTPIRIYPGFRYIDTICGVNNEIKIVAKEHSNNPYSFPHHKGNTEMSGSIDKMAEWIGYRTDLNDNFNFSIGVEKNPWCMAYTGVSATTQPKIPFSPLGAITLKARAFYKPFGGRVGPWYYKNWNRGSRWSEGNPNDKTDPNMAPRVTDTAALSTISESSEGVETRAANFSRFVGDKFGLKTYKMLGHYGKAIYELDSGWRNGTAPSDDSSGNSVYDGVDAPNFAHWDDLPFDFINRGGSGDVMAFDRVANRPSPMRILEMAAILPDTFDTAYYSIEPDFYHNYYLRLKNGFFAGPGTAFSSSQDLRPDLGYRRGYKQGSYDYEKFSVKDQFQVINDPGDLVNTRGLVKDQFTFTLSDWKHVLTSWAPVGLNNYSLDTNKFGKCTDLPKGADNNSPNPPTPGNCIIGGTTGYAVKMVSSDYLRSADLKLGGEAAGAGPLLNPPPGDDEF; encoded by the coding sequence ATGTTGAACAGACGAAGCACTTTTAATCAGAATTTAAAAAACCGCAAAGGTCAGGTCGCACTTTTCGTCGCGTTGATCTTTCAAATTCTGTTTTTATTCTTCGCGATGGTCATCAACGTGGGCCTTTTAGTTCATCACAAAATCAATCTGCAAAACTCTGTGGATCTTGCTGCCTACTACGCAGCTTCAAAACAAGCAGAGAACATGAACTCGATAGCGCACATGAATTATCAGATTCGTCAAAGCTGGAAACTTCTAGCTTGGCGCTATCGTATGCTGGGCAGTGCGGGGGAGTGGTATCAGCATCCCTACGATAAAACAACTCGACAGCTAAAATCGGGAATGCTTGATGATATTGTCAATACGACGAATCCGATCGCTCGTGATTATCAAATAGCACCACCATTTTGTATTACCTATATTCCGTTTAAGCCGATGCCACCGGGAGAGAATACTTGCCGTAACATGGCTTCGATGAGATCGACTCGCCTGTGGGACGCTCCTGGCGTTATCGCGGGCCACCAAGCTTTCTCGCGACAGATTAACAATGCCAGTAACGTCTTAAAAAATAATGCGATTCAACGTTGCATGTACTTTGGTTCCTATAACTATTTGATGCTGGCGAAGTTCGTGGTCGGTTACAATCTGGATCAGAACAACCGTATGGAAGCTATCAAGCATCTTTCTAGAGCGACAAGTGGGACGAAGTCGGACTTCTATGATATTGATGGACAAAGCGTAAAGACGGGTGTTGAAAAAACGTTGGCAAATAATTTGACGGCGGCGAATCGTTCTACAGTCCGTATGGATATGTTCAACTCTTTAGGCTCCGGCGAGTGCAATGCCGAAGGCTTAGCAGATGGAGCACCCGCGAAGTGGTTAACGCCTATTCGCATTTATCCCGGCTTTCGATACATCGACACCATTTGTGGTGTGAATAACGAAATTAAAATCGTAGCTAAAGAGCATTCTAACAATCCGTATAGTTTCCCCCACCACAAAGGAAACACCGAGATGAGTGGCTCTATTGATAAGATGGCAGAGTGGATCGGGTATCGTACTGACCTGAATGACAATTTCAACTTTTCAATCGGTGTTGAAAAGAACCCTTGGTGTATGGCCTATACAGGCGTGTCGGCGACGACTCAGCCTAAAATTCCTTTTTCTCCTTTAGGTGCTATCACGCTAAAAGCGCGCGCTTTCTATAAACCGTTCGGGGGCCGAGTCGGTCCGTGGTATTACAAAAATTGGAATCGGGGTTCACGTTGGTCAGAGGGAAATCCTAACGATAAAACGGACCCGAATATGGCTCCTCGTGTGACAGACACGGCGGCTCTTTCAACTATCAGTGAAAGTTCTGAAGGTGTTGAAACTCGTGCAGCGAACTTCAGTCGTTTTGTGGGCGATAAGTTTGGCCTTAAAACTTATAAAATGCTTGGTCATTATGGTAAAGCCATCTACGAATTGGATTCAGGCTGGAGAAACGGTACGGCTCCGAGTGACGATTCGAGTGGTAACTCTGTTTATGACGGTGTGGACGCTCCTAACTTTGCTCACTGGGATGATCTTCCATTTGATTTTATCAATAGAGGCGGATCTGGTGACGTGATGGCCTTTGATAGAGTCGCGAACCGTCCGTCACCGATGAGAATTTTGGAAATGGCCGCGATTCTTCCAGACACTTTTGATACCGCTTACTATTCGATAGAGCCGGATTTTTATCATAACTATTATCTCCGTTTAAAAAATGGTTTCTTCGCAGGCCCAGGAACTGCTTTCAGCAGTAGCCAAGATTTGCGACCCGATCTTGGATATCGCAGAGGATACAAGCAGGGCTCCTACGACTATGAGAAGTTTAGTGTTAAGGATCAGTTTCAGGTTATCAATGACCCCGGAGACCTCGTGAACACTAGGGGCCTAGTGAAAGATCAATTCACATTTACGCTCAGTGATTGGAAGCATGTTCTGACTTCGTGGGCTCCTGTAGGGTTGAATAATTACTCGTTGGATACAAATAAGTTCGGAAAGTGCACGGATCTTCCTAAAGGTGCTGATAATAATTCTCCGAATCCACCCACTCCGGGCAACTGTATTATTGGTGGGACGACGGGATACGCCGTTAAAATGGTCTCTTCAGACTATTTGCGTTCAGCAGATCTAAAGCTGGGCGGTGAAGCCGCAGGTGCAGGACCCTTGTTAAATCCGCCTCCTGGCGACGACGAATTCTAA
- the nagZ gene encoding beta-N-acetylhexosaminidase, with product MSSISHIIGQHFFIGISGHALTAEEKKFIVENNIGGVCLFGRNVAEPKQVRELCAEIQSLRHQQAEKAPLFIGIDMEGGRVHRLKSPFTVWPPLRKLGDLDAPTVSFHFANRMGQEMKAVGINLDFAPCVDIFTNQANTVIGDRSISSDPELVAKHASALVRGYIKSEIITCAKHFPGHGNTIVDSHEDLPVENLDLERLEACELIPFRKSFKARVDMVMTSHIKFPKIDPDWPVTLSETFIQKIIRDECRYRGLIITDDLGMKAMTKHYGITEVPVRALQAGVDLLLYCNDPEVPPQAYEAVLEATAQGSLSKERLEDSYRRIMDLKKTKIPNPEPLPLNEVVNIVGHPDHLKIAKAIANGQVPDGLLPE from the coding sequence ATGAGCAGCATCAGTCATATCATTGGTCAGCACTTTTTTATTGGAATCTCCGGACATGCTCTGACTGCAGAAGAAAAAAAGTTTATCGTCGAGAACAATATTGGTGGCGTGTGCCTTTTCGGGCGAAACGTAGCAGAACCAAAACAAGTTCGTGAACTCTGTGCCGAGATTCAATCTTTGCGTCACCAGCAAGCCGAAAAAGCACCGTTATTCATCGGCATTGATATGGAAGGTGGACGCGTTCACCGTCTGAAGTCACCTTTCACAGTTTGGCCTCCCCTTCGTAAGCTAGGTGATCTTGATGCGCCCACCGTTTCTTTTCATTTCGCCAACCGCATGGGTCAAGAAATGAAGGCCGTCGGCATTAATTTAGACTTCGCCCCGTGTGTAGATATCTTCACAAACCAAGCAAACACCGTCATCGGAGACCGCTCTATCAGCAGTGATCCTGAGCTCGTGGCAAAACATGCTTCCGCTTTGGTGCGTGGCTATATCAAATCTGAGATTATCACTTGCGCAAAACATTTCCCAGGTCATGGCAACACGATCGTGGACAGCCATGAAGATCTCCCGGTAGAAAATTTAGACCTAGAAAGATTAGAGGCTTGCGAACTTATTCCATTCAGAAAAAGCTTCAAAGCCCGCGTCGACATGGTGATGACTTCGCATATTAAGTTCCCAAAAATTGATCCAGATTGGCCCGTGACTTTGTCTGAAACTTTCATTCAAAAAATCATTCGTGATGAGTGCCGATATAGAGGTTTGATCATCACTGATGACTTAGGCATGAAGGCCATGACGAAGCACTATGGAATCACTGAGGTTCCAGTGCGTGCTTTACAAGCTGGTGTCGACTTACTTCTTTATTGCAATGACCCAGAAGTTCCTCCTCAAGCTTACGAAGCCGTGCTAGAAGCGACAGCTCAAGGTTCTTTATCTAAGGAACGTCTTGAGGATAGTTATCGTCGTATTATGGATTTGAAAAAAACCAAAATCCCAAATCCAGAACCTTTGCCACTTAACGAAGTGGTGAACATCGTAGGACACCCAGACCATCTTAAAATTGCAAAAGCGATCGCAAATGGCCAGGTTCCTGACGGACTTCTTCCTGAATAA
- a CDS encoding ligase-associated DNA damage response exonuclease, with translation MDLIRVTPEGLYCDLGEFYIDPWRPVRHALITHAHSDHARWGSKIYYAPERGLALLKSRLGEGLHVAGKKWGEKFRMGSVWVSFHPAGHILGSAQVRIEYKDHVWVASGDYKRTPDPSCDAFEVQQCDTFISEATFALPVYKWDQGEVTAKKIYNWWQADLDRPTLIFCYALGKAQRILAELKRFTDQPVYLHGAVEGLTQIYRDAGIDMLPTLSVMSKEKGYNFKGDLIIAPPSAHRSPWMKRFKEPQTAFLSGWMQVRGTRRRKGYEKGFALSDHADWNELNQTIEETGASDIFLTHGRTDVLARYLEEKGKSVRFFETQFTAEEEAS, from the coding sequence ATGGATCTTATTCGCGTAACACCCGAAGGACTTTATTGTGATTTAGGCGAGTTCTATATAGACCCCTGGCGCCCTGTGCGCCATGCACTGATTACGCATGCACATTCCGATCATGCTCGCTGGGGCTCAAAGATCTATTACGCTCCGGAACGAGGCCTCGCTTTACTCAAATCCAGATTGGGTGAAGGTCTGCACGTCGCTGGAAAAAAATGGGGAGAAAAGTTTCGCATGGGCTCTGTCTGGGTGAGCTTCCATCCGGCGGGACACATCTTAGGCTCTGCTCAAGTGCGCATAGAATACAAAGATCATGTTTGGGTCGCTTCCGGGGATTATAAACGAACACCTGATCCCTCTTGCGATGCTTTCGAAGTACAACAATGTGACACTTTTATTTCTGAAGCCACTTTCGCCTTACCCGTTTATAAATGGGATCAAGGAGAAGTCACCGCAAAGAAAATCTATAACTGGTGGCAAGCGGATCTAGATCGTCCGACACTGATTTTTTGTTATGCCTTAGGAAAGGCGCAAAGAATTCTGGCGGAACTTAAAAGATTCACCGATCAACCCGTCTATCTTCACGGTGCGGTGGAAGGTCTGACTCAGATTTATCGGGATGCCGGAATCGATATGCTGCCGACACTTTCGGTTATGTCTAAAGAAAAAGGATATAACTTCAAAGGGGATCTTATCATTGCGCCGCCCTCGGCACATCGTTCACCTTGGATGAAAAGATTTAAAGAACCACAAACCGCATTCCTGTCTGGATGGATGCAAGTGCGTGGAACGCGCAGAAGAAAAGGGTACGAAAAAGGTTTTGCGCTTTCTGATCACGCTGACTGGAATGAACTCAATCAAACAATTGAAGAAACCGGAGCATCAGATATCTTCCTAACTCATGGAAGAACCGACGTCCTTGCACGCTACCTAGAAGAAAAAGGTAAGAGCGTTCGCTTCTTCGAAACACAATTCACCGCCGAAGAGGAGGCTTCATGA
- a CDS encoding ATP-dependent DNA ligase gives MKAFAQLYDELDSTTSTNEKVSALKKYFEKAKADDAMWAILVLTGKISKRVLTSRDLRNLFLQATRYPEWLYDESYHHVGDTAETLSLLAHSLNLCREESSSKEKSLTKWLEKEIPNLAALKDDPAQTEKLLEWWQDLTYQEVFILNKLITGAFRVGVSDKLVIRSIAEVYSLPTDQVAHRLTGDIKPGKDTFAQLISAEPTELNFSQPYPFCLAHAWSDRSESSYNAEDWCLEWKYDGIRAQVIRREDKLWIWSRGEEQITHTFPDVALELQKLEPGTVLDGEILVFAEGRIMPFQDLQKRLGRKKVSPTLLKEKPAGYIVYDCLEYEGVDLRNRPLKERKEFIKKALAKINHPNIRISSVLHAEDVSALDQLRANARENDAEGLMIKHWNGSYTVGRKTGNWWKYKVDPLTLDAVLLYAQAGTGRRSNLYTDYTFALWNEQHELTPFAKAYSGLDQTEIDELDNWIRRHTVEKFGPVRSVQPFHVFEIAFEGISESTRHKSGLAVRFPRILRWRKDKKPDDADTLKTARELLDAAGRS, from the coding sequence ATGAAAGCTTTCGCGCAACTTTACGATGAATTGGACTCAACGACTTCGACGAACGAAAAAGTTTCTGCTCTTAAAAAATATTTCGAAAAGGCCAAAGCGGATGATGCGATGTGGGCCATTCTGGTTCTTACCGGAAAAATTTCAAAACGTGTTCTGACTTCGCGAGATTTAAGAAATCTTTTTCTACAAGCCACGCGGTACCCTGAATGGCTTTATGATGAAAGTTACCATCACGTGGGGGATACTGCCGAAACATTAAGTTTGTTGGCTCATTCGCTCAACCTGTGCAGAGAAGAATCGTCTTCAAAGGAAAAATCCTTAACCAAGTGGCTAGAAAAAGAAATTCCGAATTTAGCGGCACTCAAAGACGATCCGGCGCAAACAGAAAAACTGCTGGAATGGTGGCAAGATCTAACCTACCAAGAAGTTTTCATTCTAAATAAACTTATCACTGGCGCTTTTCGAGTCGGTGTCAGTGACAAGCTTGTGATCCGTTCCATAGCCGAAGTATATTCCCTACCTACGGATCAAGTAGCGCATCGACTGACCGGTGATATAAAACCGGGAAAGGACACGTTTGCGCAGTTGATTTCTGCAGAACCCACCGAATTAAACTTTTCTCAACCTTATCCGTTTTGTTTGGCGCACGCATGGAGTGATCGAAGTGAGAGCTCATACAATGCTGAAGATTGGTGTTTAGAATGGAAATATGATGGCATCCGCGCTCAAGTCATTCGTCGCGAAGACAAATTGTGGATCTGGTCGCGAGGTGAAGAGCAAATCACCCACACTTTTCCCGACGTCGCCTTGGAACTACAAAAGCTTGAGCCAGGAACAGTTCTTGATGGAGAAATACTTGTCTTTGCCGAAGGGCGCATCATGCCTTTTCAGGATTTACAAAAAAGACTGGGACGAAAAAAAGTCAGTCCTACTTTGTTGAAAGAAAAACCAGCTGGTTACATCGTTTATGACTGCCTTGAATATGAGGGCGTGGATCTTAGGAATCGCCCCCTAAAAGAAAGAAAAGAATTCATAAAAAAAGCCTTGGCCAAAATCAATCATCCGAATATTCGCATATCTTCCGTACTGCACGCAGAAGACGTATCGGCCTTAGATCAGCTGCGCGCCAATGCCCGAGAAAACGATGCTGAAGGTTTGATGATTAAGCATTGGAACGGCTCTTACACTGTAGGAAGAAAAACAGGAAACTGGTGGAAGTACAAAGTGGATCCTTTGACTTTGGATGCAGTCTTGCTTTACGCCCAAGCAGGAACAGGCCGCAGATCCAATCTTTACACGGACTATACTTTCGCACTTTGGAATGAACAACATGAACTCACTCCCTTCGCCAAAGCATACTCTGGATTAGATCAAACCGAGATTGATGAATTGGATAACTGGATTCGTCGACATACCGTTGAAAAATTCGGGCCCGTACGATCTGTCCAACCGTTTCATGTTTTTGAGATTGCTTTCGAAGGAATATCCGAATCCACTCGGCATAAATCTGGTTTAGCGGTGCGCTTTCCGCGTATCTTAAGATGGCGTAAAGATAAAAAGCCAGATGATGCCGACACACTAAAAACAGCGCGAGAACTTTTAGATGCGGCAGGAAGATCATGA